In the genome of Chlamydia trachomatis A/HAR-13, one region contains:
- the hemB gene encoding porphobilinogen synthase produces the protein MTRLPLLKRPRRNRKSAAVRSIIQETQLCSSDLIWPIFLKDGSGIREEIKSMPGVYRWSLDMVSKELERLCTIGLKAVILFPVIDANKKEQFGSYASHPYNIVCKGIQAIKKSFPELCVISDIALDPFTTSGHDGIFHNNYVINDESVRVYGGIAVMHAEMGADIVAPSDMMDGRVKHIREQMDQMGFVNTGILSYSAKYVSALYGPFRDALSSHLQSGDKRTYQMDPANVQEALLECQLDEEEGADMVMIKPAGFYLDVIVKARENTHLPVVAYQVSGEFSMIMAACLHGWLNKESVIKESLLAIKRAGATAIISYATPWVLEWLAKDALPFERSVL, from the coding sequence ATGACAAGGCTTCCATTACTAAAACGACCTCGCAGAAACCGAAAAAGTGCAGCCGTTCGATCTATAATTCAAGAAACCCAACTCTGTTCTAGTGACTTGATCTGGCCCATCTTTCTTAAAGATGGCTCTGGAATTCGAGAAGAAATAAAGAGTATGCCTGGAGTATACAGATGGAGTTTAGACATGGTCTCTAAAGAGTTAGAGAGACTTTGTACGATAGGATTGAAAGCTGTTATCCTCTTTCCTGTAATTGATGCTAATAAAAAAGAACAATTTGGATCCTATGCGTCGCATCCTTACAACATTGTTTGTAAAGGGATTCAAGCGATAAAAAAATCTTTTCCAGAATTATGTGTCATCAGTGACATAGCTTTAGATCCTTTTACAACCAGTGGTCACGATGGGATTTTTCATAATAACTACGTTATCAATGATGAAAGTGTCCGTGTATATGGGGGTATCGCTGTCATGCATGCGGAAATGGGAGCAGATATTGTTGCTCCTAGCGATATGATGGATGGGAGAGTGAAGCATATTCGAGAGCAGATGGATCAGATGGGGTTTGTCAACACGGGTATTCTCTCGTACAGTGCAAAATATGTATCTGCATTGTATGGCCCATTTCGGGATGCTCTTTCTTCACATCTTCAGTCTGGAGATAAGCGTACATATCAAATGGATCCTGCCAATGTTCAAGAAGCGTTGCTAGAGTGTCAGTTAGATGAAGAAGAAGGCGCTGATATGGTGATGATAAAACCCGCAGGTTTTTATCTAGATGTAATCGTTAAAGCGAGAGAAAATACCCATCTTCCGGTGGTAGCCTATCAAGTCAGCGGGGAATTTTCTATGATTATGGCTGCTTGCCTTCATGGGTGGTTAAACAAAGAAAGTGTAATAAAAGAATCTTTATTAGCGATTAAGAGAGCTGGTGCAACAGCTATAATTAGTTACGCAACACCATGGGTTTTAGAATGGCTAGCTAAAGATGCTCTTCCCTTTGAGAGAAGTGTTCTTTGA
- a CDS encoding Na(+)-translocating NADH-quinone reductase subunit A — protein MKIVVSRGLDLSLKGAPKESGFCGKVDPTYVSVDLRPFAPLPLGVKVTPEDQVTAGSPLAEYKLFSGVFITSPVDGEVVEIRRGNKRALLEIVIKKKPGISQTKFSYDLQSLTQKDLLEVFKKEGLFALFKQRPFDIPALPTQSPRDVFINLADNRPFTPSVEKHLSLFSSKEDGYYIFVVGVQAIAKLFGLKPHIISTDRLTLPTQDLVSIAHLHTIDGPFPSGSPSTHIHHIARIRNERDVVFTISFQEVLSIGHLFLKGFVLGQQIVALAGSALPPSQRKYLITAKGASFSDLLPKDIFSSDEITLISGDPLTGRLCKKEENPCLGMRDHTITLLPNPKTRESFSFLRLGWNKLTVTRTYLSGFFKRKRVFMDMDTNMHGEKRPIIDAEIYERVSAIPVPVALIIKALETQNFEEACRLGLLEVAPEDFALPTFIDPSKTEMFSIVKESLLRYAKENVVTSS, from the coding sequence ATGAAAATAGTTGTTTCTCGCGGATTAGATCTGTCTTTAAAGGGAGCTCCGAAGGAATCGGGTTTTTGCGGTAAGGTGGACCCCACCTATGTTTCCGTGGATTTGAGGCCTTTCGCTCCCCTTCCTTTAGGGGTAAAGGTTACTCCAGAAGACCAAGTTACTGCTGGTTCTCCCCTGGCTGAGTACAAGCTTTTTTCAGGAGTGTTTATTACCTCTCCTGTTGATGGAGAGGTTGTAGAGATCCGTAGAGGAAATAAACGTGCTCTTTTAGAGATCGTCATCAAGAAGAAGCCTGGTATTTCTCAAACTAAGTTTTCTTATGATCTTCAATCTTTGACTCAAAAAGATCTTTTAGAAGTTTTTAAAAAGGAAGGTCTTTTCGCTCTTTTCAAACAAAGACCTTTTGATATCCCAGCTCTTCCAACACAATCTCCTCGAGATGTTTTTATTAACTTAGCGGATAATCGCCCTTTCACCCCTTCTGTGGAAAAACATCTCAGTCTTTTTTCTTCAAAAGAAGATGGTTATTACATTTTTGTTGTGGGAGTTCAGGCAATAGCAAAACTATTTGGACTGAAGCCTCATATCATTTCTACAGACAGACTAACTCTCCCAACCCAGGATCTCGTATCCATAGCCCACTTACACACAATAGATGGCCCCTTCCCATCAGGATCTCCTTCAACGCACATTCATCACATCGCTCGTATTCGAAACGAAAGAGATGTTGTGTTTACTATTAGCTTCCAAGAGGTGTTATCTATAGGGCATCTATTTTTAAAAGGCTTTGTTTTAGGACAACAAATCGTTGCCTTAGCAGGATCAGCTCTTCCTCCTTCTCAAAGAAAATATCTCATTACTGCGAAAGGCGCTAGTTTCTCTGATCTTCTTCCTAAAGACATTTTCTCTTCCGATGAGATTACCCTTATTTCTGGAGATCCTCTTACAGGAAGATTATGTAAAAAAGAAGAAAATCCTTGTTTAGGTATGAGAGACCATACCATAACACTTCTTCCTAATCCTAAAACTCGTGAATCTTTCAGTTTCTTGCGCTTAGGTTGGAATAAACTTACAGTCACACGAACCTATCTATCTGGTTTTTTCAAGAGAAAACGGGTCTTCATGGATATGGATACTAACATGCATGGAGAAAAACGGCCCATTATTGATGCTGAAATCTATGAGCGTGTTTCAGCAATCCCGGTTCCTGTAGCTCTTATTATTAAAGCTTTGGAAACACAAAACTTTGAAGAAGCGTGTCGCCTAGGGCTCTTAGAAGTTGCTCCAGAAGATTTTGCTCTCCCCACATTCATAGATCCTTCTAAGACCGAGATGTTCTCTATCGTCAAAGAATCTCTTTTACGCTACGCAAAAGAGAATGTGGTAACCTCCTCGTAA